A stretch of the Marasmius oreades isolate 03SP1 chromosome 8, whole genome shotgun sequence genome encodes the following:
- a CDS encoding uncharacterized protein (BUSCO:EOG09260FPA), translating into MPSYANPSPGSSSSLPSSIILLNGGSADSSDTFSFADLEGMSLHEQLEFLVSRLVKENRIKEGAENLLNMQLTDRLRKQVQSELAGANSRIEAIKNKRADIQSTLKVQAQKKKEEKEEPEGKGEDFRTSLHNAQTCIASLLSLEAVAQPALNNSGSPGLSNPSSPDSDRLWTETMSKLVGILQKNVRVSYELKVSEVVQAVIPALADKRSLHCRAIAYRVIRHVLVDAESVKNLRKQEIDWYIVRSLHRDNKFAAEKEQVIKLLRTIVEVGTSGQEMQNGDDCGIVPLSEPVMRALVAVAEHTEDPFRLICIETLAELVVLDIDLVAKTGGIRVLLHVIGEGPVDITPILAFTFLHIVESPRSRAYLNIGTDLEIALSTLTDAYGKGPEHAERMKSCVKVVQLMLRTWSGLMYFCMDDMRAIRSLVDTLRIPSLETRDIIINMFFDLFNINIKSPEWYQTFITGKRLTMYRSRNGNKLDKGEAEPLERNSQTLKLTDQYLALLLLVFYNAGLLEALTSLIEESPMATNLTRKATLLIGEILQMSNRILPLSVAAKIQALPQVFEMASDYHDGENRIASTSVLSAIDSLNRNRTRLEPGLVKKYRLRSNSVDDAVRRGQRQVEQVKIKIGMQMDDKTFQNFLLESQVMFTKDHAKWSFDIIQELIEGPLLNAKRMEEAIKGTRFIRRLMSFFHPTSHRFSDMHKNTVNSRWVRLGCSLLITLMASSDGVRYLSSEDEFMSQIVKCFAQLDPFNGAPDSDPIFSKRRIGDTLTYGYLEMLGTLSKHKEGMEILEKYNIFTAFYHLSDLKSREDLIKGIIESLDYNIDGHPRIVLSKALTTSNKRIQVFATRHLGELIRKTPTAQAWMLRLLLTQLYDPSFEVREEAVQLLEEACESKAFLELVVEMRPRMDHLGDIGNSLLLKFMSTPMGFRYLFDSGYIDREMDIWYNERNLYYVVQVEVFLAQVFSNSNSVEDEDHITFDATVPPHFYGEMSKTEFGCQILQDKGHFTDFAQFIRQHGYESEDPELIMKLKSILWAVGNIGATEGGLFFLEEEEIVPTVMDIANNSPIPSIRGTCFFILGLISSTSQGCEILDDYHWEATLTPMGLPTGLCIPVDVENFIALPPWEHHYPEPNDTQLIPPTTEPELEVLTAIQNLANTVIANAASRSLARMKARPEYRPIFSSPVMLYRALHTISTSRYRLPVRRYILDLFNVDWDAGVVSVFVDCATSLKANPSYRPPQSDLNRRLSMFDRARTQSESDAEDDDDEVDPSQPPPAVPQKQPAISLRPMSKIIGFAS; encoded by the exons ATGCCTTCCTATGCAAATCCATCACCCGGAAGCAGCTCATCCCTACCCTCGTCAATTATCCTCCTCAATGGAGGTTCAGCCGATTCCAGCGACACTTTCTCTTTCGCCGACTTGGAGGGGATGAGCTTGCATGAGCAG CTGGAGTTCCTGGTTAGCCGTTTAGTAAAGGAGAATCGAATCAAGGAGGGCGCGGAGAATTTATTGAATATGCAATTGACG GATAGGTTGCGTAAACAGGTTCAGTCCGAACTCGCGGGAGCAAACAGTCGAATCGAGGCTATCAAGAATAAACGAGCAGACATCC AATCCACGCTCAAGGTCCAGgctcagaagaagaaggaggagaaagaagagcCGGAAGGGAAAG GAGAGGACTTTCGCACGTCACTTCATAATGCTCAAACATGTATAGCGTCCTTGTTGTCGCTAGAAGCAGTAGCACAACCAGCGTTGAATAATTCCGGAAGCCCTGGACTTTCGAACCCTTCCAGCCCCGATTCCGATCGACTGTGGACCGAAACAATGTCGAAGCTGGTGGGAATTCTGCAGAAGAATGTCCGCGTTTCTTACGAGCTGAAGGTGTCTGAAGTCGTTCAAGC GGTCATCCCCGCACTTGCAGATAAACGCTCCCTTCATTGTCGTGCGATAGCATACCGCGTCATACGACATGTTCTAGTTGATGCGGAATCTGTAAAGAACCTACGCAAACAGGAGATCGATTGGTATATTGTTAGGTCCCTACATCGAGATAATAAGTTCGCCGCTGAGAAAGAGCAAGTCATCAAGCTATTGAGGACCATCGTTGAAGTCGGAACTTCGGGGCAAGAAATGCAGAATGGAGACGATTGTGGGATCGTGCCTCTTTCTGAGCCGGTGATGCGGGCCTTAGTAGCTGTTGCTGAGCATACAGAAGACCCCTTCAGGCTGATTTGCATTGAAACATTAGCCGAACTGG TTGTGTTGGATATAGACCTCGTCGCCAAGACTGGTGGGATTCGTGTGTTGCTTCATGTTATCGGAGAAGGCCCTGTCGATATAACCCCCATTCTCGCCTTCACCTTCCTACATATTGTGGAATCGCCGCGCAGCCGAGCTTACTTGAATATAGGCACTGATCTAGAG ATAGCGTTATCCACCCTCACGGATGCATACGGCAAGGGGCCTGAACATGCGGAGCGAATGAAAAGTTGTGTGAAGGTCGTACAACTCATGCTGAGAACCTGGAGTG GTCTAATGTATTTCTGCATGGATGATATGAGGGCCATTCGTTCACTAGTTGATACTCTTCGGATTCCTTCTTTGGAGACAAGG GACATTATAATCAACATGTTCTTTGACCTCTTCAATATCAACATTAAATCTCCTGAATGGTATCAGACATTCATTACTGGAAAGAGACtcacaa TGTATCGTTCACGGAATGGTAATAAGCTCGATAAGGGTGAAGCAGAACCGCTTGAGCGAAACTCCCAAACCTTGAAACTCACCGATCAATACTTGGCTTTACTCCTTCTTGTTTTTTATAACGCTGGGCTGTTAGAG GCGTTGACATCTCTTATTGAAGAGTCTCCCATGGCGACTAACTTAACCCGGAAAGCGACTTTACTCATCGGAGAGATTCTGCAAATGTCGAATCGAATATTACCACTCTCAGTTGCCGCCAAAATTCAGGCATTGCCACAAGTATTTGAGATGGCATCAGACTATCACGACGGCGAGAATAGAATCGCGAGCACCTCGGTTCTCTCTGCCATCGATAGTCTCAATCGTAATCGCACCCGCCTGGAGCCTGGTCTCGTCAAGAAATATAGGTTACGGTCTAATTCTGTGGACGATGCTGTTCGGCGGGGTCAGCGTCAAGTAGAACAAGTGAAGATCAAGATCGGGATGCAAATGGATGACAAGACCTTCCAGAATTTTTTATTAGAATCACAG GTTATGTTTACGAAGGATCATGCAAAGTGGAGTTTCGATATCATCCAAGAACTCATTGAAGGGCCACTACTCAATGCAAAGCGTATGGAGGAAGCTATCAAAGGGACAAGATTTATTCGACGACTTATGTCTTTCTTCCACCCAACCAGTCATCGTTTCTCAGATATGCATAAAAATACG GTCAACTCCCGATGGGTGCGCCTTGGATGTTCGTTACTCATCACCTTGATGGCAAGCAGTGATGGGGTGCGATATCTCTCTTCCGAAGATGAGTTCATGTCCCAGATTGTGAAATGTTTCGCCCAACTTGATCCC TTCAATGGCGCCCCAGATTCAGATCCAATATTTTCGAAAAGAAGGATAGGAGATACCTTGACATACGGCTATCTGGAGATGCTGGGAACCCTCAGCAAACATAAAGAGGGCATGGA GATTCTAGAGAAATACAACATATTTACAGCTTTCTATCATCTCAGCGATCTCAAAAGCCGTGAAGATCTCATTAAAGGCATCATTGAAAGCCTTGACTACAACAT TGACGGACATCCTCGTATCGTACTCTCCAAAGCCCTTACGACAAGCAACAAG CGGATACAGGTTTTTGCAACACGCCACCTAGGGGAGTTGATTCGCAAAACACCCACTGCGCAAGCATGGATGTTGCGTCTTCTGTTGACACAGTTGTATGACCCATCTTTCGAGGTCCGCGAAGAAGCTGTACAGCTGCTCGAGGAGGCCTGCGAGTCTAAAGCGTTCCTTGAGCTTGTCGTCGAGATGCGTCCAAGGATGGATCACCTTGGTGATATTGGCAACTCTTTGCTACTGAA GTTCATGTCGACTCCCATGGGATTCCGTTACTTATTTGATTCAGGTTACATCGATCGCGAAATGGACATCTGGTATAAC GAACGGAATCTGTACTACGTCGTACAGGTCGAAGTCTTTTTGGCACAAGTATTTAGTAACTCGAACAGcgtagaagatgaagaccaTAT AACATTCGATGCCACAGTACCTCCTCATTTCTACGGGGAAATGTCGAAGACCGAATTCGGATGCCAAATTCTGCAAGACAAGGGCCATTTTACAGACTTTGCTCAATTTATAAGGCAGCATGGGTACGAAAGTGAGGATCCGGAACTCATTATGAAGTTGAAAAGTATCCTTTGGGCTGTG GGTAATATTGGAGCCACGGAGGGAGGTCTCTTCTTcctggaggaagaggaaatcgTTCCAACGGTTATGGACATCGCGAATAACTCACCTATACCGTCAATCCGAGG AActtgcttcttcatcttaggACTGATATCTTCCACCTCACAAGGCTGCGAAATCCTCGATGACTATCATTGGGAAGCAACTTTAACTCCGATGGGATTACCTACTGGGCTCTGTATACCTGTTGACGTCGAGAACTTTATCGCT TTACCTCCATGGGAACATCATTATCCCGAACCGAATGATACGCAACTCATACCTCCTACCACGGAACCCGAACTTGAAGTACTGACAGCGATACAGAACCTCGCGAATACTGTCATTGCGAATGCGGCTTCGCGGTCTCTAGCCAG GATGAAAGCACGGCCAGAATACAGACCGATCTTTTCTTCCCCAGTCATGTTATACCGAGCTTTACACACAATCTCGACATCTAGATATCGTCTTCCGGTACGCCGATACATCCTGGATCTATTCAACGTAGATTGGGATGCGGGAGTTGTCAGTGTCTTTGTGGATTGTGCGACATCCTTGAAGGC
- a CDS encoding uncharacterized protein (BUSCO:EOG09260FPA), with amino-acid sequence MSRQLEFLVSRLVKENRIKEGAENLLNMQLTIRQDRLRKQVQSELAGANSRIEAIKNKRADIQSTLKVQAQKKKEEKEEPEGKGEDFRTSLHNAQTCIASLLSLEAVAQPALNNSGSPGLSNPSSPDSDRLWTETMSKLVGILQKNVRVSYELKVSEVVQAVIPALADKRSLHCRAIAYRVIRHVLVDAESVKNLRKQEIDWYIVRSLHRDNKFAAEKEQVIKLLRTIVEVGTSGQEMQNGDDCGIVPLSEPVMRALVAVAEHTEDPFRLICIETLAELVVLDIDLVAKTGGIRVLLHVIGEGPVDITPILAFTFLHIVESPRSRAYLNIGTDLEIALSTLTDAYGKGPEHAERMKSCVKVVQLMLRTWSGLMYFCMDDMRAIRSLVDTLRIPSLETRDIIINMFFDLFNINIKSPEWYQTFITGKRLTMYRSRNGNKLDKGEAEPLERNSQTLKLTDQYLALLLLVFYNAGLLEALTSLIEESPMATNLTRKATLLIGEILQMSNRILPLSVAAKIQALPQVFEMASDYHDGENRIASTSVLSAIDSLNRNRTRLEPGLVKKYRLRSNSVDDAVRRGQRQVEQVKIKIGMQMDDKTFQNFLLESQVMFTKDHAKWSFDIIQELIEGPLLNAKRMEEAIKGTRFIRRLMSFFHPTSHRFSDMHKNTVNSRWVRLGCSLLITLMASSDGVRYLSSEDEFMSQIVKCFAQLDPFNGAPDSDPIFSKRRIGDTLTYGYLEMLGTLSKHKEGMEILEKYNIFTAFYHLSDLKSREDLIKGIIESLDYNIDGHPRIVLSKALTTSNKRIQVFATRHLGELIRKTPTAQAWMLRLLLTQLYDPSFEVREEAVQLLEEACESKAFLELVVEMRPRMDHLGDIGNSLLLKFMSTPMGFRYLFDSGYIDREMDIWYNERNLYYVVQVEVFLAQVFSNSNSVEDEDHITFDATVPPHFYGEMSKTEFGCQILQDKGHFTDFAQFIRQHGYESEDPELIMKLKSILWAVGNIGATEGGLFFLEEEEIVPTVMDIANNSPIPSIRGTCFFILGLISSTSQGCEILDDYHWEATLTPMGLPTGLCIPVDVENFIALPPWEHHYPEPNDTQLIPPTTEPELEVLTAIQNLANTVIANAASRSLARMKARPEYRPIFSSPVMLYRALHTISTSRYRLPVRRYILDLFNVDWDAGVVSVFVDCATSLKANPSYRPPQSDLNRRLSMFDRARTQSESDAEDDDDEVDPSQPPPAVPQKQPAISLRPMSKIIGFAS; translated from the exons ATGAGCAG GCAGCTGGAGTTCCTGGTTAGCCGTTTAGTAAAGGAGAATCGAATCAAGGAGGGCGCGGAGAATTTATTGAATATGCAATTGACG ATCCGGCAGGATAGGTTGCGTAAACAGGTTCAGTCCGAACTCGCGGGAGCAAACAGTCGAATCGAGGCTATCAAGAATAAACGAGCAGACATCC AATCCACGCTCAAGGTCCAGgctcagaagaagaaggaggagaaagaagagcCGGAAGGGAAAG GAGAGGACTTTCGCACGTCACTTCATAATGCTCAAACATGTATAGCGTCCTTGTTGTCGCTAGAAGCAGTAGCACAACCAGCGTTGAATAATTCCGGAAGCCCTGGACTTTCGAACCCTTCCAGCCCCGATTCCGATCGACTGTGGACCGAAACAATGTCGAAGCTGGTGGGAATTCTGCAGAAGAATGTCCGCGTTTCTTACGAGCTGAAGGTGTCTGAAGTCGTTCAAGC GGTCATCCCCGCACTTGCAGATAAACGCTCCCTTCATTGTCGTGCGATAGCATACCGCGTCATACGACATGTTCTAGTTGATGCGGAATCTGTAAAGAACCTACGCAAACAGGAGATCGATTGGTATATTGTTAGGTCCCTACATCGAGATAATAAGTTCGCCGCTGAGAAAGAGCAAGTCATCAAGCTATTGAGGACCATCGTTGAAGTCGGAACTTCGGGGCAAGAAATGCAGAATGGAGACGATTGTGGGATCGTGCCTCTTTCTGAGCCGGTGATGCGGGCCTTAGTAGCTGTTGCTGAGCATACAGAAGACCCCTTCAGGCTGATTTGCATTGAAACATTAGCCGAACTGG TTGTGTTGGATATAGACCTCGTCGCCAAGACTGGTGGGATTCGTGTGTTGCTTCATGTTATCGGAGAAGGCCCTGTCGATATAACCCCCATTCTCGCCTTCACCTTCCTACATATTGTGGAATCGCCGCGCAGCCGAGCTTACTTGAATATAGGCACTGATCTAGAG ATAGCGTTATCCACCCTCACGGATGCATACGGCAAGGGGCCTGAACATGCGGAGCGAATGAAAAGTTGTGTGAAGGTCGTACAACTCATGCTGAGAACCTGGAGTG GTCTAATGTATTTCTGCATGGATGATATGAGGGCCATTCGTTCACTAGTTGATACTCTTCGGATTCCTTCTTTGGAGACAAGG GACATTATAATCAACATGTTCTTTGACCTCTTCAATATCAACATTAAATCTCCTGAATGGTATCAGACATTCATTACTGGAAAGAGACtcacaa TGTATCGTTCACGGAATGGTAATAAGCTCGATAAGGGTGAAGCAGAACCGCTTGAGCGAAACTCCCAAACCTTGAAACTCACCGATCAATACTTGGCTTTACTCCTTCTTGTTTTTTATAACGCTGGGCTGTTAGAG GCGTTGACATCTCTTATTGAAGAGTCTCCCATGGCGACTAACTTAACCCGGAAAGCGACTTTACTCATCGGAGAGATTCTGCAAATGTCGAATCGAATATTACCACTCTCAGTTGCCGCCAAAATTCAGGCATTGCCACAAGTATTTGAGATGGCATCAGACTATCACGACGGCGAGAATAGAATCGCGAGCACCTCGGTTCTCTCTGCCATCGATAGTCTCAATCGTAATCGCACCCGCCTGGAGCCTGGTCTCGTCAAGAAATATAGGTTACGGTCTAATTCTGTGGACGATGCTGTTCGGCGGGGTCAGCGTCAAGTAGAACAAGTGAAGATCAAGATCGGGATGCAAATGGATGACAAGACCTTCCAGAATTTTTTATTAGAATCACAG GTTATGTTTACGAAGGATCATGCAAAGTGGAGTTTCGATATCATCCAAGAACTCATTGAAGGGCCACTACTCAATGCAAAGCGTATGGAGGAAGCTATCAAAGGGACAAGATTTATTCGACGACTTATGTCTTTCTTCCACCCAACCAGTCATCGTTTCTCAGATATGCATAAAAATACG GTCAACTCCCGATGGGTGCGCCTTGGATGTTCGTTACTCATCACCTTGATGGCAAGCAGTGATGGGGTGCGATATCTCTCTTCCGAAGATGAGTTCATGTCCCAGATTGTGAAATGTTTCGCCCAACTTGATCCC TTCAATGGCGCCCCAGATTCAGATCCAATATTTTCGAAAAGAAGGATAGGAGATACCTTGACATACGGCTATCTGGAGATGCTGGGAACCCTCAGCAAACATAAAGAGGGCATGGA GATTCTAGAGAAATACAACATATTTACAGCTTTCTATCATCTCAGCGATCTCAAAAGCCGTGAAGATCTCATTAAAGGCATCATTGAAAGCCTTGACTACAACAT TGACGGACATCCTCGTATCGTACTCTCCAAAGCCCTTACGACAAGCAACAAG CGGATACAGGTTTTTGCAACACGCCACCTAGGGGAGTTGATTCGCAAAACACCCACTGCGCAAGCATGGATGTTGCGTCTTCTGTTGACACAGTTGTATGACCCATCTTTCGAGGTCCGCGAAGAAGCTGTACAGCTGCTCGAGGAGGCCTGCGAGTCTAAAGCGTTCCTTGAGCTTGTCGTCGAGATGCGTCCAAGGATGGATCACCTTGGTGATATTGGCAACTCTTTGCTACTGAA GTTCATGTCGACTCCCATGGGATTCCGTTACTTATTTGATTCAGGTTACATCGATCGCGAAATGGACATCTGGTATAAC GAACGGAATCTGTACTACGTCGTACAGGTCGAAGTCTTTTTGGCACAAGTATTTAGTAACTCGAACAGcgtagaagatgaagaccaTAT AACATTCGATGCCACAGTACCTCCTCATTTCTACGGGGAAATGTCGAAGACCGAATTCGGATGCCAAATTCTGCAAGACAAGGGCCATTTTACAGACTTTGCTCAATTTATAAGGCAGCATGGGTACGAAAGTGAGGATCCGGAACTCATTATGAAGTTGAAAAGTATCCTTTGGGCTGTG GGTAATATTGGAGCCACGGAGGGAGGTCTCTTCTTcctggaggaagaggaaatcgTTCCAACGGTTATGGACATCGCGAATAACTCACCTATACCGTCAATCCGAGG AActtgcttcttcatcttaggACTGATATCTTCCACCTCACAAGGCTGCGAAATCCTCGATGACTATCATTGGGAAGCAACTTTAACTCCGATGGGATTACCTACTGGGCTCTGTATACCTGTTGACGTCGAGAACTTTATCGCT TTACCTCCATGGGAACATCATTATCCCGAACCGAATGATACGCAACTCATACCTCCTACCACGGAACCCGAACTTGAAGTACTGACAGCGATACAGAACCTCGCGAATACTGTCATTGCGAATGCGGCTTCGCGGTCTCTAGCCAG GATGAAAGCACGGCCAGAATACAGACCGATCTTTTCTTCCCCAGTCATGTTATACCGAGCTTTACACACAATCTCGACATCTAGATATCGTCTTCCGGTACGCCGATACATCCTGGATCTATTCAACGTAGATTGGGATGCGGGAGTTGTCAGTGTCTTTGTGGATTGTGCGACATCCTTGAAGGC